ATTGCTTGATCTCTCCTTTGTTTAAACGATCTCCCAAAGTGTTGCCATACGTACCGAAAAAGTTTACTTTCCCTTTACGGTAGTTCATATCGATAGTATTGTTGAATTTAGGAACATCGGCAAAGGTAATTCCGGTATTGAAATTTGCGTTAAATCCGTCATTGGAGTTTTTATGCAGGACAATGTTGATAATTCCCGACATCCCTTCCGGATTGTATTTGGCCGAAGGATTCGTGATTAACTCGATCTTTTTGATTGAAGTCGAAGGGATCTGTTTTAATAGTTGCGAAGCATCCATATTGGTTGGTTTTCCGTCTACCAATACTCTCACGTTTTCATTACCGCGAAGCGATATTTTTCCATCCTGATCCACATTTACAGACGGAATATTGCTCATAATTTCAGAAGCAGTTGCTCCGGCTGTTGTTAAATCACGGCCTACATTAATAACTTTTCGGTCAATTTTCTGTTCAATCGTAGAACGTTCTGCTACTACGGTAACACCTTCCAGCTGTTTGGCTTCCGGTTCGAAAGCAATAGTGCCCAAAGCAGCGGTTTTGGCATCGGCAGTAATCGAAAAAGTTTTCGTTAAGGTTTTATAACCCATATACTGGATCTCTAAGGTATAATTTTTAGGAGCCAGGTTGGTGATGTTAAAAGAACCGTTGTCTTCTGTAATACCACCGGTTATTACTTTGTTGTCTTCTTTAATGGCAATCGTTGCATACGATATGGGTTCCTTGGTGGCTTTGTCGACCACCTTACCCGTGACATTTCCGGGATTTTGAGCGTATAAATTACCAATTGCGGTAAGCATACAGATTAAGAATAGTTTTAGTTTCATGTCTGATTTGTTTTTTATTGATGTTTGTTGCTGTTGCAAATGTATGGCTTTTTAAGCTAATTTGTATAACAAGGTACTGTTTTATGCAAAATTTAACGAAAAATAAAGACTTCGCTAACGAAGAACCACTATGAATAGACAGAAAAAGGGGTGTTTTGTTACAAAAAATTTCAAAAAAAAGTTTCAATGTGAAATAAAAAATGTAACTGATTGGCTGTCAAAGGATATTTTTATTATTTTCAAATTTACAAATTGCTGAATTAAGCTTATCTTTGCACCCTTAAAAATAAATCACCATGACATTATCACAAATTCTTACGCCCCAGATACAAAAAGCGGTTCAGGCTTTATTTGATGTTACACTCGAAAAAGTTGAGTTTCAGGTAACACGCAGGGAGTTTGAAGGCGATATTACAATGGTAATTTTCCCGCTTTTAAAAGTAATCAAAAGCAATCCTGCAGAACTGGGAAGCAAAATAGGACAATATCTGGTAGACAATACTTCGGAAGTACAGGCTTTTAATGTGGTTTCCGGATTTTTGAATATCGTTATTGCCGATGCATATTACCTGGATTTCTTCGGGAAAATAAAAAACAACGAACAATATGGCTTTGTAACACCTAAAGAAGGTGAAAAAGCAATAATGGTGGAATACTCTTCACCCAATACGAACAAACCGTTACACTTGGGACACGTTCGTAACAACCTGTTGGGTTTTGCGGTTGCTGAAATTTTAAAAGCTTCCGGAAAAAAAGTTTACAAAACACAGATCATTAACGACAGAGGGATCCATATTTGTAAATCCATGATTGCCTGGCAGAAATTCGGACAGGATCAGACTCCGGAAACTACCGGATTAAAAGGAGACAAACTGGTTGGAAACTTTTATGTGACTTTTGATAAAGAATACAAAAATCAGATCAACGATTTGATGGCTCAGGGTAAAACAGAAGAAGAAGCAAAAAAACAGGCTCCAATTATTATTGAAGCTCAGGAAATGCTTCGCAAATGGGAAGCGGGTGATGCAGAAGTTGTAGCCTTGTGGAAAAAAATGAACCAGTGGGTTTATGACGGTTTTGCAGTTACCTATAAAAACCTGGGTGTGAATTTCGATAAAGAATACTACGAAAGCAATACCTATTTATTAGGGAAAGAAGTCGTACAGTTTGGATTGGAAAAAGGCATCTTTGAAAAAGATCCGGACGGTTCCGTCTGGATTGACCTTACAGCAGACGGACTGGACCGAAAAATCGTATTGCGATCAGACGGAACGGCGGTGTACATGACACAGGATATCGGAACGGCTATTCAGCGTGTGAAAGACTTCCCGGATGTAGGAGGAATGGTATATACTGTAGGTAACGAACAGGATTATCACTTTAAAGTGTTGTTCCTGATTCTTAAAAAACTGGGCTTTGACTGGGCGGAAAGCCTGTACCACTTATCATACGGTATGGTGGAATTGCCTACCGGAAAAATGAAATCGCGTGAAGGAACCGTTGTAGATGCCGATGAATTAATGGAAGAAATGACGGCAACAGCAAAAGCCATTTCGGAAGAATTAGGAAAACTGGACGGTTATACGGATGCTGAAAAAGCAGAATTATATAAAGTTATCGGATTGGGGGCATTAAAATATTTTATGCTGAAAGTGGATCCTAAAAAAGGAATGATGTTCAATCCGGAAGAAACGGTAGATTTTGCCGGAAACACAGGACCGTTCATACAATATACCTATGCCAGAATCCAGTCGATATTGCGAAAAGCAGATTTCGACCTTTCCGGTACGACCATAACAGTATTGCACGAAAAAGAAAAAGAACTGCTAAAACAAGTTGAACTCTATCCGGAAATAATTCAGAATGCGGCGGCCAACCATAGTCCGGCGTTAATTGCGAATTATACATACGACCTGGTAAAAGAATACAACTCTTTCTATCAGACCGTTTCCATTTTAGGAGAAGAAGACTTAGACAAAAAAGTGTTCAGAGTACAATTATCCAAGAAAGTTGGAGAAACCATAAAGTCTGCTTTCGGACTTTTAGGGATCAGTGTGCCCGAGAGAATGTAATTCAGGATAAACGTTTAAAATAAAGAAGCGGTGAATCAGCCAAAATCATATTTTTTTCAATCGCTCACTATCATAGCCATTTCGATAGTAGCTTTTATTGCTTTCAAATCCTTTCTGCCAAAGAAACTCTTTACGGAAAAACCCGGAAGCTCCAAAAATGTGGTCATCGACAGTATGCTTTTGGAAGCTATTGAAAAAGATGCGCATCAAAATGAAGAAGATACTATCTCTATGCAGCCCATTAAATTTCAGGCTGTTGACGGTATCGTGTTTCCAACCGAAACATTCCAGGATTACAAAGGATTCCAGCATTTGGTTAACTTCTTTGAAAAACTATTCCAGCTGGAAACCAATCAGCAGGGAAATGTGCGTATTGCTTACTTTGGCGATTCCATGACCGATGGCGATATGATCGTACAGGATTTCAGAAGCAACTTCCAGACCCGTTTTGGCGGTAATGGAGTTGGCTTTGTAAACATCACTTCCGAATCGGCAGCATCCAGAGGATCCATCAAACACGAA
This region of Flavobacterium inviolabile genomic DNA includes:
- the argS gene encoding arginine--tRNA ligase, which codes for MTLSQILTPQIQKAVQALFDVTLEKVEFQVTRREFEGDITMVIFPLLKVIKSNPAELGSKIGQYLVDNTSEVQAFNVVSGFLNIVIADAYYLDFFGKIKNNEQYGFVTPKEGEKAIMVEYSSPNTNKPLHLGHVRNNLLGFAVAEILKASGKKVYKTQIINDRGIHICKSMIAWQKFGQDQTPETTGLKGDKLVGNFYVTFDKEYKNQINDLMAQGKTEEEAKKQAPIIIEAQEMLRKWEAGDAEVVALWKKMNQWVYDGFAVTYKNLGVNFDKEYYESNTYLLGKEVVQFGLEKGIFEKDPDGSVWIDLTADGLDRKIVLRSDGTAVYMTQDIGTAIQRVKDFPDVGGMVYTVGNEQDYHFKVLFLILKKLGFDWAESLYHLSYGMVELPTGKMKSREGTVVDADELMEEMTATAKAISEELGKLDGYTDAEKAELYKVIGLGALKYFMLKVDPKKGMMFNPEETVDFAGNTGPFIQYTYARIQSILRKADFDLSGTTITVLHEKEKELLKQVELYPEIIQNAAANHSPALIANYTYDLVKEYNSFYQTVSILGEEDLDKKVFRVQLSKKVGETIKSAFGLLGISVPERM